The following is a genomic window from Chloroflexota bacterium.
AATAAGCACAGCTAACGCAAATGCCAGCCCGAACTCTTTACTCATAAAAGACGCTAATAATAAAAAAAATGTGATCCCGGCTTTATATTTAGTTTGACTAAACCACAAAACCCATAATGCCCATAAACCAAAAATACCCGCCAAAGTATCTTGTGCGCCAATAAAAGTGTCTACATTCTCTTGAAGTCTCCAATCTGTAACGAAAAATAGAGCCGTTATTACTGCCGTCAGCATATTTGCAGAGCGCCTTTGGATAATATCGTAAATCTGGCAGGAAAGCACAGCTAACAGGGCCAGAGATGTGAAATTCAAAACTCTGGGATTAAAACCCAAGAGATCATATTCCAGCTTAAATATGGTGGCTATCACAGGTCTGTAGGTAACAAAATGAGAATATGTAGATTCGCTCCAAAATTCCCCATAGGTGCGTTCACTTATCAATGTAACTGCAAAAAGATTTTCGGGATCTAGCAATTTACTATTCATGCTTATCCCGAAAATCACCCAAAAAACAATCAAAACCAAGACTATGCCAGCGCCGTAGAAAATTTTGGATTTGGTAGTTAACATATTTTGATCCTTGAGAGCAAAAATATTCTAGATTCCACCAAAATTCTTTTTGAAATAAAACTAGACCGGTCTACGCTTATTTTGCGATCAGAAAATGTGGTATGGTTCATTCGCACATATTATTCCTGATTCTGAAAAAGCAAATTGATCAAGTACAGATCCCAGGGCGTATCAATATCTATAGAATGCTCAGGCAGCATGATGTAGGCATACGTTTCTAGCGTATACCAGGTTTTTTTTTCGAGCAAAATATTACGACGCGTCAGGTATATAGCCCCATTCAGCGCGTAAACTGGCGACAAATCCTGGCGACGTGTTATCAAATCCGCAGCCGGAATATAATCGACCATGCGCCCTTCAGCATCCACGCCTTTCATCCATTGTGGGTGCTGTTTTACGTGGGAAACGCTGACGACACTGTCGGCATTTTTATCCAGTGCAAGTTGAATTGCAGCCTCAATATCTTGAGAACTTCGTAACGGAGATGTCGGCTGCAGGCACATTACATAATCTGGACAATAATTCTGATTGGTTTCCAACCATTGAATAGCGTGGAGAATGGGGGCCATTCCGGGGGTATCATCAAGCGCTAATTCAGGTGGGCGTAAAAAAGGTATTTCAGCCTGATAATCTCTCGCAATCCGAGCAATCTCAGGCGAATCAGTTGTCACTACAATCCGATCAACTGATTTTACCTGTTGGGCAGCTAAGATCGTCCAGGCTATTAGTGGTTTGCCACCCACCCGGGCGATATTTTTATTTGGGAGACCTTTAGAGCCACCGCGGGCAGGAATAAGCGCCAAGACAGATGTCATCCACACTACCCCATCTTCCTGATTTGCGAAGTACGCAATTCCATCGGAATCATGCGTTTATCGTTTAATAATTGCAATAACACGCGTACCCGCTCTGTGCCGGGCAAGCGGGTGTCGAAAACAGCCTCATATCCCGAAAATGGGCCATGTTCGATGCGAATCGCATCACCGGCTTTCAATCCATCAAACACTTCGCCGCCCGCATCGTTAATTTCCTTTATGCGCCCTTGCATATCTCGAATCATGTGTTCTTGAACTGCGGCAGGCTGATCGTCAAAGGTGACAAATCCCAGGGTATGCGGCATCCACTTGAATACAGACATACCGACATCTTCGAGATCGATGCGCACAAACATATAACCTGGGAAATAAGGTTTATATTTGCGTGCGCGCGGATTTTTTGGATGCACCCGAATGCGAGGGAAATAGCTTTCGAATTCTTGCGCTCGAAGCTGCTGATATACAACATCTTCTTTTTTTGGTTTGCTACGCAAAACGTACCACTGTAAGGACATCGATTACCTTTTTATTATTTCAAATAGGCCCGTATTGTAATGAATTGGCTTTATCTCGGCAAGGTGCAAACATTTGTTGTATAATCCTGGTGATAGGTGCTTTGCCATTTACATTACTCTTCATATTTTACAGGGAAGCCATAATATGTCCCCCGAAAAAATTGGACGCTATCAAATTAGAAAAGAACTCGGCCGGGGTGGAATGGCGACGGTTTACCAGGCCTATGATCCAAATTTTGAGCGCGACGTAGCTCTAAAGGTTCTGCCACGCGCCTTCCTGCACGATCCTCAATTCCGGACACGCTTTGAACGGGAAGCAAAAACTGTCGCCACGCTGGAACACTCTGCGATTGTGCCGGTTTACGATTTCGGCGAGGATGATGGGCAGCCCTATATTGTTATGCGCATGATGTCAGGCGGGGATCTGTCGGACAAACTCAAACAAGGCGCACTATCCTATCAGGAAGCCGGAAAAATTATTCTCCGATTGGCTGATGCCCTGGAAGCCGCACATTCCAAAGGCATTATCCACCGCGATCTCAAACCCGGCAATATACTCTTTGACCAATATAATAATGCCTATCTTTCTGATTTTGGAATCGCCCGTCTGGCACACGGAGGGCACACGCTAACGGGGGAAAACATCATCGGAACACCCGCTTATATGAGTCCCGAACAAGTTCAGGGTGAAAAAGGGCTGGATGGGCGTAGCGATTTATATGCGCTGGGGATTATTTTCTATCATATGCTTACAGGGCATACACCATTCCAGGCCACAACTCCGGCTAAAGTAATGATGATGCACATTCTAGAGCCTGTGCCTAATATTACAACGCTCAATCCGGAGATCCCCGCTGAGATTGATCTGTGGCTGCAAAAACTGCTCATCAAAGACCCTGATGAACGCTTTGCCAATGCGGTTGAAATGTCGGAGGCATTGCAATTGGCATTGCGCGGCGAGCGACATGCCACCCTGCAAGCAACTCCCGTAGTCGCGGCGACACGCATCAGTGCACAAGCCACCGCGGAAATTGCTCCGCCCCCGTCGACTCCGCCTCCCCACACACCGCCCCCGTTTGCTACGCCAGTTCCATTAGCCGCAGCTAAACCTAAACGTAATTTGCTTCCCTTTGCGGTTGGCGCTTTCCTGCTATTCGGCGTTGGCGCAGCTATCCTTCTGGCAACTGCTTTTATGGGCTATCGCGGACAAGGCCCTCTGGCAATGCTGGCATCCCCAACAATGGCTGCAATTGAACCAGTCGCGACCACCGAAGCACCGCTGCAAGATGTTAGCCCCACCAGTGAAACCGCCGTTGCGTTAGCGACCAGCACACCAGAACCTGCACAAGTCACAGCAACTACTGCCCCGCCAACGGATACACCCGAACCCACCTTCACCCCCGCGCCCGAACTACCCACCCTGGGTGGCGCGGATAAAATCGCTTTTATCGATGCTAATAATATCTGGGTGATGAATGTGGATGGCAGCGATCTGGAACAAATTACGTTTGATGGCACTGAAAAAGCAGACCTTTCCTGGATGCCTGACGGCTCAGCCCTGACCTATATTTCTGGCAAATGCATCTGGCTGGCCGAGTATGAAACGGGACGCCTGGATTATATTGCCTGCTTTGAAACAGCCAGCGAACTTGAATCCTTTGCTATTTCACCGGATGGCACACAAGCCGCCATCGCGATCAACCGCGAATTATATATTATCCCCTTCGACAAAGAACAGCTCCAGGTTGCCCGCTTCTCATCCGATTTACGCGCGATGAGCGAATGCGAGACCTATGCTCCGATGGTCAGTGGCGCCGAGGTCATTATTCACGCCAAAGTGGTTCGCTGGTCGGAAGATGGTTCACGTTTGTCGATTATGCTCCTGGCCGCGCTCAACGGCGTGCAGGGCGATCTGATTAAGATTTACGAAACCCGCAGTTGCCAGGTTTTGCCTGATCTACTTGACGAATTTCCGCCGCCAAGGTTTGATATGGAGAATTTCAAGGAAACCCCCTATATTCAGAATTTTGGCTACGATGGCAATTACCTGTATGCAATCACCAGCTATACCCGTAATGACGGTTTCGGACAACTCTATCTTTACAACTCCAATCTGCACCGCGCCGATACACAAATCAATCCGATCAACGGCAAATGCTGTTATCGCGATCCCGCGTTTAGCCCCGATGGACATTACCTGATCTTTGCGCACCAACCCTACGAGGCTGGAGCCGCCACCCAACTCTATCTCGTCTCCGTTGGCTCCATCGGCACCAGCGCCCAATACGAGCCGATCCCCTTACCCGAAGGCTTCCTGACCGGCGCAAGAATAAAACCCCAACCCGTACTAAGACCCACACAATGAGCTTTCAACGCGCCTCAGGTATATTATTGCACCCATCCAGCCTGCCCAGTCCCTATGGCATTGGCGATATTGGCCCCCAAGCCCAACAGTGGATCGATTTTCTGGCAGAAACCGGAACCGGCTTGTGGCAAATCCTACCGCTCGGCCCAACCGGGTATGGCGACTCACCCTACCAATGTTTTTCAGCTTTCGCCGGGAATCCCTACCTCATCAGCCCTGAGGCGCTGCTCAAAAATGGGCTTTTGCACAGCGACGACATTATCGAAGCGCCTAATTTACCTGCTGAACAGGTAGATTTTGGCCGAGTAATCCCCTACAAACTCGGTATTTTAGAACGTTCTTTCATCCGTTTCAAGAATAATCCATCGACTCAGATACAACAGGAATTTGAAGCTTTTCAAGCCGCGCAGGCCCATTGGCTGGCCGATTACGCGCTTTTCATGGCAATTAAAGAAACCCAGAAAAACCATTCTTGGGTTGAGTGGCCTGCACACTTGCGCGATCGCGACGAACAAGCCCTGCAAGATTTTCGCGGGGCGTATGCCATAGCCATCGAGCGCCACACCTATTTCCAGTTCCTGTTCTTCCAACAATGGAACGAGCTACGCGCCTACGCTAATCAGAACGGTGTCCAAATTCTGGGCGACATCCCCATCTTCGTTGCCCACGACAGCGCCGATGTATGGGCCAACCGCGAATTATTCTATCTGGACGAAATCGGGCAACCAACGGTCGTCGCCGGAGTGCCGCCGGATTATTTCTCACCCACCGGGCAGCGTTGGGGCAACCCCATCTATCGTTGGGATATTCACCAAAGCCAGAACTTCGCTTGGTGGATTGAACGCTTCACAGCGATTTTCTCGATGGTGGATATTATTCGTCTGGATCACTTCCGCGGCTTCGCCGGATATTGGGAGATTCCTGGTGACGAAGAAACCGCTATCAATGGACGCTGGGTACCCGCCCCCGGGGACGCGCTATTCCAAAGCGTTGAGGCCGCTCTGGGAGAGTTGCCCATCGTCGCCGAAGACCTGGGTGAAATCACCCCCGATGTGAACGAACTTCGTGAAAAATTTGGATTCCCCGGCATGAAAATCCTGGTCTTTGCCTTTGACGGCGATTGCGCAAATCCCTTCTTGCCACATAATTACACGCCCAATTCCGTCGTCTACACGGGCACCCACGATAACGATACCGTCCTGGGCTGGTATCAGCGCGCCGACGAAAAAGTGA
Proteins encoded in this region:
- the malQ gene encoding 4-alpha-glucanotransferase; its protein translation is MSFQRASGILLHPSSLPSPYGIGDIGPQAQQWIDFLAETGTGLWQILPLGPTGYGDSPYQCFSAFAGNPYLISPEALLKNGLLHSDDIIEAPNLPAEQVDFGRVIPYKLGILERSFIRFKNNPSTQIQQEFEAFQAAQAHWLADYALFMAIKETQKNHSWVEWPAHLRDRDEQALQDFRGAYAIAIERHTYFQFLFFQQWNELRAYANQNGVQILGDIPIFVAHDSADVWANRELFYLDEIGQPTVVAGVPPDYFSPTGQRWGNPIYRWDIHQSQNFAWWIERFTAIFSMVDIIRLDHFRGFAGYWEIPGDEETAINGRWVPAPGDALFQSVEAALGELPIVAEDLGEITPDVNELREKFGFPGMKILVFAFDGDCANPFLPHNYTPNSVVYTGTHDNDTVLGWYQRADEKVSDFARRYLARAGHDIAWDLIRAAWGSVAVFALAPMQDLLSLDNRARMNFPSTLGGNWEWRMKPSALTKSLAVRLKEQNQLYGRLTPK
- a CDS encoding serine/threonine-protein kinase; the encoded protein is MSPEKIGRYQIRKELGRGGMATVYQAYDPNFERDVALKVLPRAFLHDPQFRTRFEREAKTVATLEHSAIVPVYDFGEDDGQPYIVMRMMSGGDLSDKLKQGALSYQEAGKIILRLADALEAAHSKGIIHRDLKPGNILFDQYNNAYLSDFGIARLAHGGHTLTGENIIGTPAYMSPEQVQGEKGLDGRSDLYALGIIFYHMLTGHTPFQATTPAKVMMMHILEPVPNITTLNPEIPAEIDLWLQKLLIKDPDERFANAVEMSEALQLALRGERHATLQATPVVAATRISAQATAEIAPPPSTPPPHTPPPFATPVPLAAAKPKRNLLPFAVGAFLLFGVGAAILLATAFMGYRGQGPLAMLASPTMAAIEPVATTEAPLQDVSPTSETAVALATSTPEPAQVTATTAPPTDTPEPTFTPAPELPTLGGADKIAFIDANNIWVMNVDGSDLEQITFDGTEKADLSWMPDGSALTYISGKCIWLAEYETGRLDYIACFETASELESFAISPDGTQAAIAINRELYIIPFDKEQLQVARFSSDLRAMSECETYAPMVSGAEVIIHAKVVRWSEDGSRLSIMLLAALNGVQGDLIKIYETRSCQVLPDLLDEFPPPRFDMENFKETPYIQNFGYDGNYLYAITSYTRNDGFGQLYLYNSNLHRADTQINPINGKCCYRDPAFSPDGHYLIFAHQPYEAGAATQLYLVSVGSIGTSAQYEPIPLPEGFLTGARIKPQPVLRPTQ
- a CDS encoding acylneuraminate cytidylyltransferase family protein; amino-acid sequence: MTSVLALIPARGGSKGLPNKNIARVGGKPLIAWTILAAQQVKSVDRIVVTTDSPEIARIARDYQAEIPFLRPPELALDDTPGMAPILHAIQWLETNQNYCPDYVMCLQPTSPLRSSQDIEAAIQLALDKNADSVVSVSHVKQHPQWMKGVDAEGRMVDYIPAADLITRRQDLSPVYALNGAIYLTRRNILLEKKTWYTLETYAYIMLPEHSIDIDTPWDLYLINLLFQNQE